A genomic stretch from Thermomonospora umbrina includes:
- a CDS encoding response regulator transcription factor, with translation MNRILIAEDERRITSFLEKGLRANGFTTSVVADGVAAYEHARSGDFDLMILDLGLPSQDGFTVLRRLRGERVTLPVIILTARDSVADTVAGLEGGADDYLSKPFAFEELLARIRLRLRAERIPEATVLRTGDLHLDLRTRRARVAGRTVDLTAREFALAEVFCRHPDQVLTREQLLSHVWGFDFDPGSNIVDVYIRYLRRKLGTDRIETVRGVGYRLRP, from the coding sequence CTGAACCGGATACTGATCGCGGAGGACGAGCGACGCATCACCTCGTTCCTGGAGAAGGGGTTGCGGGCCAACGGCTTCACCACCTCCGTGGTGGCCGATGGGGTGGCCGCTTATGAGCATGCCAGGAGCGGTGACTTCGACTTGATGATCCTGGACTTGGGGCTTCCCTCCCAGGACGGGTTCACGGTGCTTCGCAGGCTCCGGGGCGAACGGGTCACGTTGCCGGTGATCATCCTGACCGCGCGGGACAGCGTGGCCGACACCGTGGCGGGGCTCGAGGGCGGCGCGGACGACTATCTGTCCAAGCCGTTCGCCTTCGAGGAGTTGCTGGCGCGCATCCGGTTGCGGCTGCGGGCCGAGCGGATCCCGGAGGCCACCGTGCTGCGGACCGGCGACCTGCACCTCGATCTGCGGACCCGGCGGGCCAGGGTCGCCGGACGGACGGTCGACCTGACGGCCCGCGAGTTCGCCCTGGCGGAGGTGTTCTGCCGCCATCCCGATCAGGTGTTGACCCGGGAACAACTGCTCAGCCATGTCTGGGGCTTCGACTTCGACCCCGGCTCGAACATCGTCGACGTCTACATCCGCTACCTACGGCGCAAGCTCGGCACGGACCGGATCGAGACCGTCCGCGGCGTCGGCTACCGCCTGAGACCCTAG
- a CDS encoding phospholipid scramblase-related protein, translating into MTDLFSSPALRVEQPRKMLATRTQYDFYDGSGTLLAVATETTERSRRKAVRAALPGNVLAGPQTLLLRDTAETPLLIIEKHDNRRLTTVRRPMADAEGDDLFEGELLGAIRAERTTRHYSLLNAEDARIGEVTGDLGLRKFSVTDTENRHVAQINKKWAGLRAEMLTNADRYSVDIGTKRLSEALRSLIVVTAVVLDLTLHESKDVV; encoded by the coding sequence GTGACGGATCTCTTCAGCTCCCCGGCCCTACGGGTCGAACAGCCCCGGAAGATGCTCGCGACCCGTACCCAATACGACTTCTACGACGGCTCGGGCACCCTGCTGGCCGTCGCCACCGAGACCACCGAACGAAGCCGCCGCAAGGCGGTGCGGGCAGCCCTCCCCGGCAACGTCCTCGCAGGCCCGCAGACACTCCTGCTGCGCGACACCGCCGAAACCCCGCTCCTCATCATCGAGAAGCACGACAACCGACGCCTCACCACCGTCCGCCGCCCGATGGCGGACGCCGAGGGCGACGACCTCTTCGAAGGCGAACTGCTAGGTGCCATCCGAGCCGAACGCACGACCCGCCACTACTCCCTGCTGAACGCCGAGGACGCCCGAATCGGCGAGGTCACGGGCGACCTCGGCCTCCGCAAGTTCTCCGTGACCGACACCGAAAATCGCCACGTCGCCCAGATCAACAAGAAGTGGGCGGGCCTCCGCGCCGAAATGCTCACCAACGCCGACCGCTACAGCGTCGACATCGGCACCAAGCGCCTCAGCGAGGCCCTGCGCAGCCTCATCGTGGTGACCGCAGTCGTCCTGGACCTGACCCTCCACGAGTCAAAAGACGTCGTCTGA
- the groL gene encoding chaperonin GroEL (60 kDa chaperone family; promotes refolding of misfolded polypeptides especially under stressful conditions; forms two stacked rings of heptamers to form a barrel-shaped 14mer; ends can be capped by GroES; misfolded proteins enter the barrel where they are refolded when GroES binds), with translation MAAKMIAFDEEARRGLERGMNQLADAVKVTLGPKGRNVVLEKKWGAPTITNDGVSIAKEIELEDPWEKIGAELVKEVAKKTDDVAGDGTTTATVLAQALVREGLRNVAAGANPMSLKRGIEAAVERVSEELSKLAKDVETKEQIASTASISAGDTQIGEMIAEAMDKVGKEGVITVEESNTFGLELELTEGMRFDKGYISPYFVTDPERMEAVLEDPYILIVQGKASANKDMLPVLEGVMQAGKPLLIIAEDVEGEALATLVVNKIRGIFKSVAVKAPGFGDRRKAMLGDIATLTGGQVISEDVGLKLENTSLDMLGRARKIVVSKDETTIVDGAGDAGEIAGRVNQIRTEIDNTDSDYDREKLQERLAKLAGGVAVIKAGAATEVELKERKHRIEDAVRNAKAAVEEGIVPGGGVALLQAGAKAFDKLELQGDEATGANIVKRALEEPIKQIAVNAGLEGGVVVEKVRNLTPGEGLNAATGEYVNMFETGILDPAKVTRSALQNAASIAALFLTTEAVIAEKPEKNPAPAMPDGAGGMDF, from the coding sequence ATGGCTGCAAAGATGATCGCGTTCGACGAAGAGGCCCGTCGGGGCCTTGAGCGCGGGATGAACCAGCTTGCCGACGCGGTGAAGGTGACCTTGGGTCCCAAGGGCCGCAATGTCGTGCTGGAGAAGAAGTGGGGTGCTCCCACGATCACCAACGATGGTGTATCCATCGCCAAGGAGATCGAGCTGGAGGACCCCTGGGAGAAGATCGGCGCCGAGCTGGTCAAGGAGGTCGCCAAGAAGACCGACGACGTCGCCGGTGACGGCACGACGACGGCGACCGTCCTGGCCCAGGCGCTGGTCCGCGAGGGCCTGCGCAACGTCGCCGCCGGCGCCAACCCGATGTCCCTCAAGCGGGGCATCGAGGCGGCCGTCGAGCGGGTGAGCGAGGAGCTGTCCAAGCTCGCCAAGGACGTGGAGACCAAGGAGCAGATCGCCTCCACCGCCTCCATCTCGGCCGGGGACACGCAGATCGGCGAGATGATCGCCGAGGCGATGGACAAGGTCGGCAAGGAAGGCGTCATCACCGTCGAGGAGAGCAACACCTTCGGCCTCGAGCTCGAGCTCACCGAGGGCATGCGCTTCGACAAGGGCTACATCTCGCCCTACTTCGTCACCGACCCCGAGCGGATGGAGGCGGTCCTGGAGGACCCCTACATCCTGATCGTGCAGGGCAAGGCGTCCGCCAACAAGGACATGCTGCCCGTGCTCGAGGGCGTCATGCAGGCCGGCAAGCCGCTGCTGATCATCGCCGAGGACGTCGAGGGCGAGGCGCTGGCCACCCTGGTGGTCAACAAGATCCGCGGCATCTTCAAGTCCGTCGCGGTGAAGGCCCCCGGCTTCGGCGACCGCCGCAAGGCCATGCTGGGCGACATCGCCACCCTCACCGGTGGCCAGGTCATCAGCGAGGACGTCGGCCTCAAGCTGGAGAACACCAGCCTCGACATGCTCGGCCGCGCCCGCAAGATCGTGGTCAGCAAGGACGAGACGACCATCGTGGACGGTGCCGGCGACGCCGGTGAGATCGCGGGCCGGGTCAACCAGATCCGCACCGAGATCGACAACACCGACTCCGACTACGACCGCGAGAAGCTCCAGGAGCGCCTCGCCAAGCTCGCCGGCGGCGTGGCCGTCATCAAGGCGGGCGCGGCCACCGAGGTCGAGCTCAAGGAGCGCAAGCACCGCATCGAGGACGCCGTCCGCAACGCCAAGGCGGCCGTCGAGGAGGGCATCGTCCCCGGCGGCGGCGTGGCGCTGCTGCAGGCGGGCGCCAAGGCCTTCGACAAGCTCGAGCTGCAGGGCGACGAGGCCACCGGCGCCAACATCGTCAAGCGCGCGCTCGAGGAGCCGATCAAGCAGATCGCGGTCAACGCCGGCCTCGAGGGCGGCGTCGTGGTCGAGAAGGTCCGCAACCTGACCCCCGGCGAGGGTCTGAACGCGGCCACCGGCGAGTACGTCAACATGTTCGAGACGGGCATCCTCGACCCCGCCAAGGTCACCCGGTCGGCCCTGCAGAACGCCGCCTCCATCGCGGCGCTCTTCCTGACCACCGAGGCCGTCATCGCCGAGAAGCCGGAGAAGAACCCGGCCCCGGCCATGCCCGACGGCGCCGGCGGCATGGACTTCTGA
- a CDS encoding DUF6210 family protein: MDTRRFVFIDPDGTDDRWLYVVAEAPTGVIYQQQYGGTACRQGEVEGYLVPVTAPDALDGLRVLFERDLRGAGARDHRWADEQLAGVRRLVGGVPYWTGDGDTEEPHPLRLDESRVADLDEAWVPVLTPDGPGVLVWLNSD, encoded by the coding sequence GTGGACACGCGGCGGTTCGTCTTCATCGACCCGGACGGCACGGACGACCGATGGTTGTACGTGGTGGCGGAGGCCCCCACCGGGGTGATCTACCAGCAGCAGTACGGAGGCACCGCCTGCAGGCAGGGGGAGGTCGAGGGCTACCTCGTACCCGTGACGGCGCCGGACGCGCTCGACGGGCTGCGGGTCCTCTTCGAGCGGGACCTTCGCGGGGCGGGCGCCCGGGACCACCGGTGGGCGGACGAGCAGTTGGCCGGGGTGCGCCGCCTGGTCGGAGGCGTGCCTTACTGGACGGGCGACGGCGACACCGAGGAGCCCCACCCGTTGCGGCTCGACGAGAGCCGGGTCGCCGACCTCGACGAGGCGTGGGTGCCCGTGCTCACCCCGGACGGCCCGGGTGTGCTGGTGTGGTTGAACTCGGACTGA
- a CDS encoding cold-shock protein: MAQGTVKWFNAEKGYGFIEVDGGRDVFVHYSAIVMDGYRSLEQGQRVEFEITQGDRGPQAESVRAL; encoded by the coding sequence ATGGCGCAGGGCACCGTCAAGTGGTTCAACGCGGAGAAGGGCTACGGCTTCATCGAGGTCGACGGCGGCAGGGACGTCTTCGTCCACTACTCCGCGATCGTGATGGACGGCTACCGCAGCCTCGAACAGGGCCAGCGCGTCGAGTTCGAGATCACCCAGGGCGACCGGGGACCCCAGGCGGAGTCCGTCCGCGCCCTGTGA
- a CDS encoding MoaD/ThiS family protein, translating into MSTVSVRIPTILRTYTGGESEVKADGATLREVISDLDAGYAGIAARILDDGGKIRRFVNVYVGDEDVRFADGLDTATPAGSQVSIIPAVAGG; encoded by the coding sequence ATGAGCACGGTCTCCGTACGCATCCCGACGATCCTGCGCACCTACACCGGCGGCGAGTCGGAGGTGAAGGCCGACGGCGCGACCCTGCGCGAGGTCATCAGCGACCTGGACGCCGGCTACGCGGGCATCGCGGCCCGCATCCTCGACGACGGCGGCAAGATCCGCCGGTTCGTCAACGTCTACGTGGGGGACGAGGACGTCCGTTTCGCCGACGGGCTGGACACCGCCACCCCGGCGGGCTCCCAGGTCTCGATCATCCCGGCGGTCGCCGGGGGCTGA
- the thrC gene encoding threonine synthase — translation MALDAADLGPATALVCRECGEKYDLGPRYACEQCFGPLEISYDFAGVSREAIEAGPRNIWRYRGLLPVPSNVESTPNTEPGLTRLVRADHLAESLGMQRLWVKDDSGNPTHSFKDRVVAVALAAARELGFKVLACPSTGNLANAVAAAAARAGIRSAVFVPSDLEQQKIIVTAVYGGTFVTVRGNYDDVNRLASEIAGEQDDWAFVNVNVRPYYAEGSKTLGYEIAEQLGWRLPDQIVIPIASGSQLTKIDKAFQEFIKLGLVEDKPYKVFGAQATGCSPVAAAFKAGHDVVRPVKPATIAKSLAIGNPADGPYVLDVVRRTGGAIEDVSDAEVVEGIRLLAATEGIFGETAGGVTVACLRKLVSTGALDPEAETVIINSGDGLKTLDAVAPVVGPSAEIAPTLEDFRASGLA, via the coding sequence ATGGCACTTGATGCTGCCGATCTCGGACCCGCCACTGCTCTGGTCTGCCGCGAGTGCGGCGAGAAGTACGACCTCGGGCCCCGCTACGCGTGCGAACAGTGTTTCGGCCCCCTGGAGATCAGCTACGACTTCGCCGGGGTGAGCCGCGAGGCCATCGAGGCCGGTCCGCGCAACATCTGGCGTTACCGCGGGCTGCTGCCCGTGCCGTCCAACGTCGAGAGCACCCCCAACACCGAGCCGGGCCTGACCCGCCTGGTCCGCGCCGACCACCTCGCCGAGTCCCTGGGGATGCAGCGGCTGTGGGTCAAGGACGACAGCGGCAACCCCACCCACTCGTTCAAGGACCGGGTGGTCGCGGTCGCGCTCGCCGCCGCCCGCGAGCTGGGCTTCAAGGTGCTGGCCTGCCCGTCCACCGGCAACCTGGCCAACGCGGTGGCCGCGGCCGCCGCCCGCGCCGGGATCCGCAGCGCCGTCTTCGTGCCCTCCGACCTGGAGCAGCAGAAGATCATCGTCACTGCGGTGTACGGCGGCACGTTCGTCACCGTGCGGGGCAACTACGACGACGTCAACCGGCTCGCCTCCGAGATCGCCGGCGAGCAGGACGACTGGGCGTTCGTCAACGTCAACGTCCGGCCCTACTACGCCGAGGGCTCCAAGACCCTGGGCTACGAGATCGCCGAGCAGTTGGGCTGGCGGCTGCCGGACCAGATCGTGATCCCGATCGCCTCCGGCTCCCAGCTCACCAAGATCGACAAGGCGTTCCAGGAGTTCATCAAGCTCGGGCTGGTCGAGGACAAGCCGTACAAGGTCTTCGGCGCCCAGGCCACCGGCTGCTCCCCGGTCGCCGCCGCGTTCAAGGCCGGCCACGACGTGGTCCGTCCGGTCAAGCCGGCCACCATCGCCAAGTCGCTGGCCATCGGCAACCCCGCCGACGGGCCCTACGTGCTGGACGTCGTCCGGCGCACCGGCGGGGCCATCGAGGACGTCTCCGACGCCGAGGTGGTCGAGGGAATCCGCCTGCTGGCCGCCACCGAGGGCATCTTCGGCGAGACCGCCGGCGGCGTCACCGTGGCCTGCCTGCGCAAGCTGGTCTCCACCGGCGCCCTCGACCCGGAGGCCGAGACCGTCATCATCAACTCCGGCGACGGACTGAAGACCCTCGACGCGGTCGCGCCCGTGGTGGGCCCGTCCGCCGAGATCGCCCCCACGCTGGAGGACTTCCGCGCCTCCGGCCTCGCCTGA
- a CDS encoding cation diffusion facilitator family transporter, whose amino-acid sequence MGRPESGIAMKDPPGPHGRYAPGGDSGETRKTVLAAGAANVAIAGTKLVAGLIAGSSAMMAEAAHSLADTLNEAFLLASLGRSERPADRRHPFGYGKERYFWSLIAAVGIFVAGAGYSVYEGVREIASPGEHGDPTVAFLVLALAFLFEGLSLSRATYQVRKEARTRGREPLDHVRRTPDTTLKAAVLEDTAALVGLTLAALGLALREITGSGVWDGVASILIGLLLVAVALTLGRSSMTMLIGQSVDRETWRAINEEIGDTPGVSSVLELLTMHLGPDELLVAAKVAFADDISADQAEDIADAIDDRLRRRLPIVRHVFLDPTQLRPSGGP is encoded by the coding sequence ATGGGTCGCCCAGAGTCAGGCATCGCGATGAAGGACCCGCCCGGCCCGCACGGCCGGTACGCGCCCGGCGGCGACTCCGGCGAGACCCGCAAGACGGTGCTGGCCGCCGGGGCCGCCAACGTCGCGATCGCGGGGACCAAGCTGGTGGCCGGGCTGATCGCCGGATCCTCGGCGATGATGGCCGAGGCCGCGCACTCCCTCGCCGACACCTTGAACGAGGCGTTCCTGCTGGCCTCGCTGGGCCGCAGCGAACGTCCCGCCGACCGCCGGCATCCGTTCGGGTACGGCAAGGAGCGGTACTTCTGGTCGCTGATCGCCGCGGTGGGGATCTTCGTGGCGGGGGCGGGCTACTCGGTGTACGAGGGCGTGCGCGAGATCGCGTCGCCGGGGGAGCACGGGGATCCGACGGTGGCGTTCCTCGTACTGGCGCTGGCGTTCCTCTTCGAGGGGCTCTCGTTGAGCCGGGCCACGTACCAGGTGCGCAAGGAGGCCCGGACGCGTGGACGCGAGCCGCTCGACCACGTGCGCCGCACCCCCGACACCACCCTCAAGGCGGCGGTGCTGGAGGACACCGCGGCGCTCGTCGGGCTGACGCTGGCGGCGCTGGGCCTGGCCCTGCGGGAGATCACCGGGTCGGGCGTGTGGGACGGCGTCGCGTCCATCCTCATCGGGCTGCTGCTGGTGGCGGTGGCGTTGACGCTGGGCCGCAGCAGCATGACCATGCTGATCGGCCAGTCGGTCGACCGGGAGACGTGGCGCGCGATCAACGAGGAGATCGGCGACACCCCCGGCGTCAGCTCCGTGCTGGAGCTGCTCACCATGCATCTGGGGCCGGACGAGCTGCTGGTGGCGGCCAAGGTCGCGTTCGCCGACGACATCAGCGCCGATCAGGCCGAGGACATCGCCGACGCCATCGACGACCGGCTGCGGCGCAGGCTGCCGATCGTGCGCCATGTGTTCCTGGACCCGACGCAGCTCCGTCCGTCGGGGGGCCCGTGA